The following are from one region of the Bradyrhizobium septentrionale genome:
- a CDS encoding creatininase family protein: MSIEVEWARMTAPDLRAIAAREGALAILPAGSLEQHGPHLPVITDTASASAAAIAAARLVAAGPDPVPVAVLPGLWLGLSEHHLPFGGTISVDYAAYRAILESIVRSLRALGFARLLIVNGHGGNIDPLAVASRELAVAYDFPIVATTPWFLAPVKIAAIFESDTAPKHACEGETSVMMAIARDIVKEHKLDEAMQQAPAAVEPPAGFSRFYSFSERAPITGSWGDPRSATAEKGARFLGVQAEALAEAIRNTALWSRPDPVWRVGRGQETTAGKAT; this comes from the coding sequence ATGAGCATTGAAGTCGAATGGGCGCGTATGACCGCTCCGGACCTACGCGCGATCGCCGCACGCGAAGGCGCTCTGGCGATCCTGCCCGCCGGCTCGCTGGAGCAGCATGGCCCGCATTTGCCTGTGATTACCGATACGGCCAGCGCCAGTGCCGCCGCGATTGCGGCCGCGCGGCTGGTGGCCGCGGGTCCAGATCCGGTACCGGTCGCCGTGTTGCCCGGCCTGTGGTTGGGTTTGAGCGAGCATCATTTGCCTTTCGGTGGCACGATCAGCGTGGACTATGCCGCTTATCGCGCGATCCTAGAAAGCATCGTGCGATCTCTTCGCGCATTGGGCTTTGCCCGCTTGCTGATCGTCAACGGCCATGGCGGCAATATCGATCCGCTTGCCGTGGCATCGCGCGAACTGGCGGTGGCGTACGACTTTCCGATCGTCGCCACAACGCCATGGTTCCTGGCACCCGTGAAGATCGCGGCAATCTTCGAATCCGACACCGCACCGAAACACGCTTGCGAGGGCGAAACCTCGGTCATGATGGCGATCGCGAGGGACATTGTGAAGGAACACAAGCTGGACGAGGCGATGCAGCAGGCGCCTGCCGCGGTAGAGCCGCCGGCAGGGTTCTCGCGGTTCTACTCCTTCTCCGAACGCGCGCCGATCACAGGCTCCTGGGGGGACCCGCGGAGCGCCACGGCCGAAAAGGGCGCGCGTTTCCTTGGCGTGCAGGCAGAGGCGTTGGCCGAAGCAATCCGCAACACGGCGCTATGGTCTCGCCCGGATCCGGTCTGGCGGGTAGGCCGGGGGCAAGAGACCACGGCGGGCAAAGCAACGTGA
- a CDS encoding glycerol-3-phosphate acyltransferase yields MRSTVLWTLTSETEAYAQILGAIFGYLVGSLPSEVLQKKAEAVQGNRKTILGNLRTTEPLILDVVKGAMAVLVAFWLARAFNDGSTSADLSQEFSVWFAAGVAAFLGHLFPIWRGFRGGNGFGIYLGVLIGWWWPAALAFCITWLIVARATRNSSLASLLAAVVAALAFYLGTQPMGTTSMVFWELYRQHEVMTWATALMAVVTAWKHRDDIKRLLTGTEPKIGTGD; encoded by the coding sequence ATGAGGTCGACTGTCTTGTGGACATTGACATCGGAAACTGAAGCTTACGCGCAAATCCTGGGCGCAATTTTTGGCTATCTGGTCGGCTCGTTACCGTCCGAGGTGCTTCAGAAGAAGGCCGAAGCCGTTCAGGGTAATCGCAAGACTATTTTGGGCAACCTGCGGACGACCGAGCCGCTCATCCTAGATGTCGTAAAAGGTGCGATGGCTGTACTAGTCGCCTTTTGGCTGGCTCGTGCGTTCAATGACGGCTCAACGAGCGCGGACCTTAGTCAAGAATTTTCGGTATGGTTTGCGGCAGGCGTTGCCGCCTTTCTAGGTCACTTGTTTCCGATCTGGCGCGGTTTTCGAGGTGGCAATGGGTTTGGCATATACCTCGGCGTGCTAATCGGCTGGTGGTGGCCGGCGGCACTTGCGTTCTGTATCACATGGCTGATCGTTGCTCGTGCTACGCGGAATTCATCCCTGGCCTCGCTGCTCGCGGCAGTCGTCGCCGCGCTGGCGTTCTACTTGGGCACCCAACCCATGGGTACAACAAGTATGGTCTTCTGGGAACTATATCGTCAGCACGAAGTCATGACGTGGGCTACGGCCCTCATGGCGGTAGTCACTGCCTGGAAGCATCGTGACGACATTAAGAGGTTGCTGACCGGCACAGAGCCGAAAATCGGCACAGGAGATTGA
- a CDS encoding IS110 family transposase — protein sequence MAEITREIEALAASDERTRRLMTVPGIGPLVATAFVASAGNASQFRRAKDLAAWLGLVPREHSTGGKTTLLGISKRGNHYLRRLLIYGARSCVMHLNRTSNRLGSWLTGLEKRMHTNKVTVALAAKIARVAWVILYAARLDLRAAPSRIPASPGSRLRGSSPDDETVDRRRVSPSPKTCPIN from the coding sequence ATCGCCGAGATCACTCGTGAAATCGAGGCTTTGGCGGCGAGTGACGAACGAACGCGCCGGCTCATGACTGTTCCCGGGATAGGCCCACTGGTGGCGACGGCATTCGTCGCGAGCGCCGGCAATGCTAGTCAGTTCCGAAGGGCCAAGGACCTCGCCGCGTGGCTTGGGTTGGTCCCTCGCGAACACTCAACGGGTGGTAAGACGACCCTCCTCGGGATCAGCAAAAGAGGCAATCACTACCTCAGACGGCTGCTGATTTACGGCGCAAGGTCATGCGTCATGCATCTGAACCGTACTTCCAATCGCCTGGGTTCGTGGCTGACCGGCCTCGAAAAGCGCATGCATACCAACAAGGTCACCGTGGCCCTGGCTGCAAAGATTGCGCGGGTGGCCTGGGTCATCCTTTACGCGGCCCGGCTCGACCTACGAGCGGCGCCTTCCCGCATTCCCGCAAGCCCGGGCAGCAGACTGCGAGGTTCGAGTCCTGATGACGAGACAGTTGATCGGCGCCGCGTAAGCCCTTCGCCGAAAACATGCCCGATTAACTAA